The Armatimonadia bacterium DNA segment GTGTCCTTGAGTATCTGCATGACCTGCGGGAAGTTGCCAAAGCCCATACCCAGCGGGAACATGTCGATCCGCCACTCGGACTTGCCATCGCGGACATACCGCTGCCGGACGAGGTCCTTGAAGGCCAAGGCCGACATGTAGTCCTTGACGATGTCCAGGGCCATCGGGTAGGGCTCGCCGACGATGGACAGGTGACCCACGTCGGTGAACACACCGACGAGCCTGGGGTCGAAGCCCTTCATGATGTTCATGACCGAGCAGGAGTTCAGGCCCATGGTGCTGCCCGAGTGGTTGTGGACGATGGGCTTCACACCGGTCTTCTCTGCCAGCTTGGCGAAGCCCTCCAGGCGCTGGCGGCACCGGTCGATGGTGGCCCAGTACCCGCCCTCCTCCATGTACCAGTAGCCGAGTTTCACGAGCTTCACGCCAGCCTCCGCGCAGGCCTCGAGCAGCGGCTCGGCGTAGTCGATTCCGGCCTCGGTGAAGT contains these protein-coding regions:
- a CDS encoding sugar phosphate isomerase/epimerase family protein codes for the protein MRPWIMFTKHLTGWGLEQIIDGLKHAGVEGADLCVRPGYPVNPENAKTELPRAAKMFADNGLCIPLITTPGDFTEAGIDYAEPLLEACAEAGVKLVKLGYWYMEEGGYWATIDRCRQRLEGFAKLAEKTGVKPIVHNHSGSTMGLNSCSVMNIMKGFDPRLVGVFTDVGHLSIVGEPYPMALDIVKDYMSALAFKDLVRQRYVRDGKSEWRIDMFPLGMGFGNFPQVMQILKDTNFGGPISFHCEYANLPPDSVVDQCRIDVRYMKSVVAELK